From Solibacillus isronensis, the proteins below share one genomic window:
- a CDS encoding CoxG family protein, translating to MAQASHSVQIPVSQEKVWDFVSKIEKWAVLVPAYKEHKELDAQTSHWTFEGNFKGLKKKVEIEIKIIEMIEPSKIKFEITGLSDNIKGGGEFTAEPKDGGTYMTGTVEVTAGGLSGAVLNPAIKVLLPKVTSRLTEKIARHIQS from the coding sequence ATGGCACAAGCATCACATTCAGTACAAATCCCAGTTAGCCAGGAAAAAGTATGGGATTTCGTAAGTAAGATTGAAAAATGGGCTGTATTAGTTCCAGCTTACAAAGAGCATAAAGAACTGGATGCCCAAACATCACATTGGACATTCGAAGGGAACTTTAAAGGCTTAAAGAAAAAAGTTGAAATCGAAATTAAAATTATCGAAATGATTGAGCCTTCTAAAATCAAATTTGAAATTACAGGGCTATCAGATAATATTAAAGGCGGCGGTGAATTTACAGCCGAGCCGAAAGATGGCGGTACATATATGACAGGTACAGTAGAAGTAACTGCTGGCGGTCTTTCGGGTGCAGTATTAAATCCGGCTATTAAAGTATTATTGCCAAAAGTGACGAGTCGCCTAACAGAAAAAATCGCTCGTCATATTCAATCGTAA
- the trhA gene encoding PAQR family membrane homeostasis protein TrhA: protein MTQIMMEQSGYSTKEEFWNGLTHGVAALLTIPATLLLVNKAQQEGTTLELVSYIIFGISMFCLYFASTMYHSWPKHKTFLKKLDHSSIFLLIAGTYTPIVLVAIGGKLGWTIFAVQWILATIGIVLKQFFVYRFKLLSLFVYIGMGWLIIFVAKPLFAHIGIAGFATLLIGGLSYTVGTYFYKNDRIPYNHAIWHLFVMGGSVAMFFAIYLYV from the coding sequence ATGACACAAATCATGATGGAACAAAGTGGATATAGTACAAAGGAAGAATTTTGGAACGGGCTGACACATGGAGTTGCCGCATTACTGACGATTCCCGCAACATTGCTGTTAGTAAACAAAGCCCAGCAGGAAGGCACAACATTAGAGCTTGTCAGCTATATTATTTTTGGTATTTCAATGTTTTGCCTGTATTTTGCTTCAACGATGTATCATTCATGGCCGAAACATAAAACATTTCTGAAAAAGCTCGATCATAGCTCAATATTTTTATTGATTGCAGGAACATATACACCGATCGTATTAGTCGCAATTGGTGGAAAATTGGGTTGGACAATTTTTGCGGTTCAATGGATACTAGCAACAATCGGTATTGTGCTGAAACAATTTTTTGTTTACCGTTTTAAATTACTGTCGCTGTTTGTTTATATCGGGATGGGCTGGCTTATTATTTTTGTTGCCAAGCCGTTATTCGCACATATAGGCATCGCAGGCTTTGCCACACTATTAATCGGTGGGCTTTCCTATACGGTCGGCACTTACTTTTACAAAAATGACCGCATTCCATACAACCATGCAATTTGGCACTTATTTGTTATGGGCGGCAGTGTCGCGATGTTCTTCGCAATTTACTTATATGTATAA
- a CDS encoding cysteine methyltransferase, protein MNNSQKNQTMLYLASDELMQTHLSCTKISNRNKDEFTFSIRVFCYVEKNNSYAKSVPLYLILGLNKQGVGMTLAVDLVNIPNVCPMQLKKIIEHLQKSPALLLIVCQQLDKIASSSSIEEAVQAKLAKHFFIENAPKGITSFTTNRQANELYWLMHKNQMISDMDSFKLDGEGGHIAFTVQVGFKHDFIMQCYEVDCMMHMFNEDEKLGYYFELYLDQENYHHQLLYETLPNQFMDNKTFLNQVLEEMKKRNEEQYDDYLQDLIEKFTASI, encoded by the coding sequence ATGAATAATTCTCAAAAAAACCAGACTATGCTTTATTTAGCATCAGATGAGCTAATGCAAACTCATTTATCTTGCACTAAAATAAGCAATCGTAATAAAGATGAATTTACCTTTTCCATTCGTGTTTTTTGTTATGTCGAAAAAAATAACTCCTATGCGAAAAGTGTTCCATTATATTTGATACTCGGCTTAAATAAACAAGGTGTCGGCATGACTTTGGCTGTCGATTTAGTCAATATCCCAAATGTTTGCCCGATGCAATTAAAAAAGATTATTGAACATTTGCAAAAAAGTCCAGCACTATTGCTAATCGTCTGTCAGCAGCTTGATAAAATTGCTTCTTCTTCATCAATTGAAGAGGCCGTGCAAGCAAAACTGGCAAAGCATTTCTTCATTGAAAATGCGCCAAAAGGGATTACTAGCTTTACGACAAACCGTCAGGCAAATGAACTGTACTGGCTCATGCATAAAAATCAAATGATTTCAGATATGGATTCATTTAAATTAGATGGTGAAGGCGGTCATATTGCATTTACTGTTCAGGTTGGCTTTAAACACGATTTTATTATGCAATGCTATGAAGTAGATTGCATGATGCATATGTTTAATGAAGACGAAAAGCTCGGCTATTATTTTGAGCTTTATTTGGATCAGGAAAATTACCATCATCAGCTACTATATGAAACGCTGCCGAATCAGTTCATGGACAACAAAACATTTTTAAATCAGGTTTTGGAAGAAATGAAAAAACGCAACGAAGAACAATACGACGATTATTTGCAGGATTTAATCGAAAAGTTTACAGCGAGCATATAG
- a CDS encoding NAD(P)/FAD-dependent oxidoreductase, producing the protein MYDVIVIGGGPSGLMAAIAAAEQNKKVLLLEKGSKVGKKLAISGGGRCNVTNRLSAEEIIKHIPGNGRFLYSPFTVYNNEDIIAFFEGLGVALKEEDHGRMFPVSNRAQDVVDALVNEMKRLKVEVRLHTAVNKLLLDDEKIYGVRLESGEEIRTNAVVVAVGGKAVPQTGSTGDGYPWAERAGHTVTTLYPTEVPVTSKEPFIQSRELQGLALRDAAVSVLNKKGKVLITHQMDMLFTHFGLSGPAILRCSQFIVKEQLKSGSAPVQVRIQSLPEHNEETCFQMLNKTIKEEPKKAVKNLWKSLVPERWLLFLMDRAGIDAQLTGIELSQEKIRNFARELVAFTMDVHGTQPIEKAFVTGGGVSVKEIEPKTMASKKKQGLYFCGEILDIHGYTGGYNITSALVTGRIAGMSAGQQ; encoded by the coding sequence ATGTATGATGTAATTGTAATAGGAGGCGGTCCATCAGGATTGATGGCAGCAATCGCCGCAGCCGAGCAAAACAAAAAAGTGCTCCTCCTTGAGAAAGGCTCAAAAGTAGGAAAGAAATTGGCCATATCAGGCGGTGGCCGTTGTAACGTAACAAATCGACTATCAGCGGAAGAAATCATTAAACATATTCCCGGCAATGGACGTTTTTTATATAGCCCCTTTACCGTTTATAATAATGAAGATATTATTGCATTTTTCGAAGGACTTGGCGTGGCATTAAAAGAAGAGGATCACGGGCGTATGTTCCCTGTATCCAACCGCGCACAAGATGTCGTTGATGCACTTGTGAATGAAATGAAACGATTAAAAGTGGAAGTCCGTTTACACACGGCAGTTAATAAATTGCTTTTGGATGATGAAAAAATATATGGTGTACGTTTGGAGAGCGGCGAAGAAATCCGTACAAATGCTGTTGTTGTAGCAGTCGGTGGTAAAGCTGTTCCTCAAACAGGCTCAACTGGAGACGGTTATCCTTGGGCAGAACGAGCAGGTCACACGGTTACTACGCTTTATCCGACAGAAGTTCCTGTGACCTCAAAGGAACCATTCATTCAATCACGTGAGCTGCAAGGGCTGGCTTTACGCGATGCCGCTGTCTCTGTCTTGAACAAAAAAGGAAAAGTTCTTATAACACATCAGATGGATATGCTGTTTACGCACTTCGGCTTAAGCGGACCTGCCATTTTACGCTGCAGCCAGTTTATTGTTAAAGAACAGCTGAAATCTGGCAGCGCGCCCGTACAAGTTCGTATTCAATCATTACCGGAGCATAATGAAGAGACATGCTTCCAAATGTTAAATAAAACAATCAAGGAAGAACCGAAAAAAGCGGTAAAAAACTTATGGAAATCACTAGTTCCAGAACGATGGCTTCTATTTTTAATGGATCGTGCAGGTATTGACGCACAGTTAACAGGCATAGAATTATCTCAGGAGAAGATTCGTAACTTTGCACGTGAACTTGTCGCATTTACGATGGACGTTCACGGTACCCAACCGATCGAAAAGGCATTTGTTACAGGGGGCGGTGTTTCGGTAAAAGAAATAGAACCAAAAACAATGGCCTCCAAGAAAAAACAGGGACTCTACTTCTGTGGTGAGATTTTGGATATTCACGGTTATACAGGGGGTTATAATATTACTTCCGCGCTCGTAACAGGACGAATTGCAGGTATGAGTGCGGGTCAACAGTAA
- a CDS encoding putative polysaccharide biosynthesis protein produces MSSLMKGTAILTIGLFLSKLLGLIYIFPFYAIVGEDNIALYNYAYIPYNIMLSVAIAGLPIAVSKFVSKYNALGDFDAGRRLVKTGALLMTLTGIVAFILMNLLATPLANIVINSDEQAFTVEQVANVIQWVSYALIVVPFMSLIRGYLQGYGHYLPTSVSQLVEQIVRIVFLLGGAFIVVNVMDGDEITAINFSVFAAFIGALGGLLTLFYFWKKLRPEIKSVQVVAPREQRLPYSDMYKEIFKYSIPVVFVGLGGSLFQLIDLLTFNRAMAASGIPAEIYDLYFTMLNLLTQKIVMIPVVLATGFSMAIIPTVTKFYTEGNLRQVHSAMDKTYQVLLFITVPAAIGISILAEDLYHFFYSFSEMGTQVLSHYAPLAIFFALFSVTAAMLQGVNYQKWVIFSLLVGLLTKTILNTPLIHLMSVDGAILATAIGYGATIAINIFVLRKVTNYNATVVLRRILLIIILTIVMALAVWITHIVLTAIAPAETKVLALLYAIICAGVGAIFYGAISYRLGLAQLLLGEKFTKIARKLRLVK; encoded by the coding sequence ATGTCTTCATTAATGAAAGGAACAGCCATATTAACAATTGGGTTGTTTCTATCAAAGCTTTTAGGGTTAATTTATATTTTCCCGTTTTACGCCATTGTAGGTGAAGATAATATTGCTTTATACAATTACGCCTACATTCCTTATAACATTATGTTAAGTGTTGCCATTGCGGGACTGCCGATAGCAGTATCAAAATTCGTATCGAAATATAATGCGCTCGGGGATTTTGATGCCGGCCGCAGACTAGTAAAAACAGGTGCTTTACTGATGACGCTTACAGGAATTGTAGCGTTTATTTTAATGAATCTGCTTGCAACACCGCTTGCAAATATAGTGATTAATAGTGATGAACAGGCATTTACTGTGGAGCAAGTTGCTAATGTCATCCAGTGGGTGAGCTATGCATTAATTGTTGTGCCGTTTATGAGTTTGATACGCGGTTACTTGCAAGGATACGGACATTATTTGCCGACATCTGTTTCTCAGTTGGTCGAGCAGATTGTGCGAATCGTCTTTTTACTAGGCGGGGCATTCATCGTTGTCAATGTGATGGACGGTGATGAGATTACGGCTATTAATTTCTCGGTGTTTGCCGCATTTATTGGGGCACTTGGCGGACTTTTGACATTGTTTTATTTTTGGAAAAAGCTGCGTCCGGAGATTAAATCTGTACAGGTTGTAGCACCGAGAGAACAGAGACTTCCTTATTCGGATATGTACAAAGAAATTTTTAAATATTCGATTCCTGTAGTGTTCGTCGGGCTGGGTGGTTCATTATTCCAGCTTATTGATTTGCTGACGTTTAACCGTGCGATGGCAGCCAGTGGAATACCAGCGGAAATTTATGATCTGTACTTTACAATGCTTAACTTGTTAACACAAAAAATTGTTATGATTCCAGTTGTTTTGGCGACAGGCTTTTCAATGGCAATCATTCCGACTGTGACGAAATTTTATACGGAAGGTAATTTGCGTCAAGTACATAGTGCGATGGATAAAACGTACCAAGTGCTGTTGTTTATTACTGTACCGGCAGCGATCGGAATTTCAATTTTAGCGGAAGATTTATATCATTTCTTCTATTCCTTCAGTGAAATGGGTACACAAGTATTAAGCCACTACGCACCGCTTGCTATTTTCTTTGCTTTATTTTCAGTTACAGCTGCTATGTTACAAGGGGTCAATTATCAAAAGTGGGTAATCTTCAGTTTACTTGTCGGCTTGCTTACAAAAACGATACTAAATACACCGCTTATTCATCTTATGTCAGTTGATGGAGCTATTTTAGCGACAGCAATTGGCTATGGAGCAACAATCGCAATTAATATTTTTGTCTTGAGGAAAGTGACAAATTACAATGCAACTGTTGTTTTACGACGTATTCTATTAATTATTATTTTGACAATTGTAATGGCTTTAGCGGTATGGATTACACATATTGTTTTAACAGCAATTGCTCCGGCTGAAACGAAAGTATTGGCACTTCTATATGCAATTATTTGTGCAGGGGTCGGCGCTATTTTTTATGGCGCGATTTCTTATAGACTAGGGTTAGCCCAATTATTATTAGGTGAAAAATTCACAAAAATTGCACGTAAATTAAGATTAGTAAAATAA
- a CDS encoding pseudouridine synthase, translating to MRLDKLLANMGYGSRKEVKLLLKQKAVTVDGVTVKDSAMHVNPEKQNVSVFGERVEYVEFIYLMMNKPPGVISATEDRHDQTVIDLLDPEYQHFEPFPVGRLDKDTEGLLLITNDGNLAHNLLSPKKHVPKWYYAKIDGVVTEADIEAFAQGVTLEDGYHTKPGELKILVSGEQSEIELMIQEGKFHQVKRMFEAVGKKVTYLKRQSMGTLKLDEELALGEYRELTEQELDLLASK from the coding sequence ATGCGTTTAGATAAATTACTGGCTAATATGGGCTACGGCTCTAGAAAAGAAGTTAAACTATTATTAAAGCAAAAAGCTGTAACAGTGGACGGTGTTACAGTAAAAGATTCAGCAATGCATGTGAATCCTGAAAAGCAAAATGTTTCGGTATTTGGTGAGCGTGTGGAATATGTGGAGTTTATTTATTTAATGATGAATAAACCGCCGGGTGTCATTTCAGCTACAGAAGACCGCCACGATCAAACGGTCATTGATTTACTGGATCCAGAGTATCAGCACTTTGAGCCATTCCCTGTCGGACGTTTGGATAAAGATACGGAAGGGCTGCTGCTAATTACAAATGACGGCAATTTAGCACATAATCTGCTTTCTCCTAAAAAGCATGTCCCGAAATGGTATTACGCCAAAATTGACGGAGTAGTAACGGAAGCCGATATCGAAGCCTTCGCACAAGGTGTAACATTGGAAGATGGTTATCATACAAAGCCTGGAGAATTAAAAATATTAGTGTCTGGCGAGCAATCGGAAATTGAGCTGATGATCCAAGAAGGGAAATTCCATCAAGTGAAGCGCATGTTTGAGGCGGTAGGCAAGAAGGTTACGTATTTAAAGCGTCAGTCAATGGGAACATTGAAGCTTGATGAAGAGTTGGCATTAGGTGAATACCGCGAGCTGACAGAACAGGAACTAGATCTTTTAGCTTCAAAATAA
- a CDS encoding DeoR family transcriptional regulator, protein MKPTTDRMLNRIKDVYMFILNKGEVTTQDLVEEFNITPRTIQRDLNVLAFNDLVMSPSRGKWTTTKKKVKMTS, encoded by the coding sequence ATGAAGCCAACTACTGATAGAATGCTTAATCGTATTAAAGACGTGTATATGTTTATCCTCAATAAAGGAGAAGTGACTACACAGGATTTAGTCGAAGAGTTTAACATCACTCCTCGCACCATTCAAAGAGATTTGAATGTGTTAGCCTTCAATGACTTGGTAATGAGTCCAAGTCGGGGTAAATGGACAACGACGAAGAAAAAAGTAAAAATGACATCTTAG
- the pepV gene encoding dipeptidase PepV encodes MDWLQLAQARKEELIQELQQLIQIESVKDENNFSDIMPFGAGPKAALEYMLQKGIEQGMTTKNVDHMAGHIEMGQGEELVGVLCHVDVVPAGDVASWTYPPFEGKVADGKLFGRGAIDDKGPTMAAWLAMKLIHDAKIPLKKRVRMIIGTDEESGFQCVTRYFEKEEMPTIGFAPDADFPLINAEKGIAHLTFSCKEKRTGDEQLLSFYAGSRTNMVPDEATATLKYAEKSTSENFLKYLKENDVEGTFTNNDNGIIIVVKGKSAHAMEPEKGRNAAVYLAKFLQNVVETKQSKSFIDFIVRVFDNDHFGTALDFQFEDAMSGPTTLNPGIVTFDERGASIEVSMRYSVTYPFEEKITKVQALLQHEAFTLDVVSNSVPHYVSEEDELIQTLLQVYRKYSNDYSKPLSTGGGTYARVMKKGVAFGMLFPGELDVAHQADEFVDIDNLIKATAIYAEAIVNLATN; translated from the coding sequence ATGGATTGGTTACAACTGGCTCAAGCAAGAAAAGAAGAGCTTATTCAAGAATTACAGCAATTGATTCAAATAGAAAGTGTAAAAGATGAAAATAATTTTTCTGATATAATGCCTTTTGGTGCTGGTCCGAAAGCAGCATTGGAATATATGCTTCAAAAAGGTATAGAGCAAGGGATGACTACAAAAAACGTGGATCATATGGCCGGCCATATTGAAATGGGGCAAGGTGAGGAACTTGTTGGTGTACTTTGCCATGTGGATGTAGTGCCTGCCGGAGATGTTGCAAGTTGGACATATCCTCCATTTGAAGGGAAAGTGGCAGATGGAAAATTATTCGGTCGTGGTGCGATTGATGACAAAGGTCCAACAATGGCGGCATGGCTGGCGATGAAACTGATTCACGATGCGAAGATCCCTTTGAAAAAACGTGTAAGAATGATTATTGGTACAGATGAAGAAAGCGGATTCCAATGTGTAACGCGCTACTTCGAAAAAGAGGAAATGCCGACAATTGGTTTTGCACCTGATGCAGATTTTCCGCTAATCAACGCTGAAAAAGGTATTGCTCATTTAACGTTCTCATGTAAAGAAAAACGAACAGGCGATGAGCAATTACTGTCATTCTATGCAGGTAGCAGAACAAATATGGTACCGGATGAAGCAACCGCTACTTTAAAATATGCCGAAAAAAGCACAAGTGAGAATTTTCTGAAATATTTAAAAGAAAATGACGTTGAAGGTACTTTCACTAATAACGATAATGGGATTATAATTGTTGTGAAAGGTAAATCAGCTCATGCAATGGAACCGGAAAAGGGACGAAATGCAGCAGTTTATTTAGCGAAATTTTTACAAAATGTTGTGGAGACGAAACAAAGTAAATCGTTTATCGATTTTATCGTCCGTGTTTTTGACAACGATCATTTTGGAACCGCATTGGACTTCCAATTTGAAGATGCCATGTCAGGACCGACAACATTAAATCCTGGAATCGTAACTTTTGATGAGCGCGGTGCGTCAATTGAAGTGAGTATGCGCTATTCCGTAACGTATCCGTTTGAAGAAAAAATAACGAAAGTACAGGCATTATTACAGCATGAAGCATTTACACTAGATGTAGTAAGCAATTCAGTCCCGCATTATGTGAGCGAGGAAGATGAATTAATTCAAACATTGCTGCAAGTATATCGCAAATACAGCAATGACTACTCGAAGCCGCTTTCAACTGGCGGAGGGACATATGCTCGCGTTATGAAAAAAGGGGTCGCATTCGGAATGCTGTTCCCAGGCGAACTAGATGTTGCCCATCAGGCCGATGAATTTGTTGATATTGATAACTTGATAAAAGCGACTGCCATTTATGCAGAAGCAATAGTAAATTTAGCAACTAACTAA
- the dat gene encoding D-amino-acid transaminase, giving the protein MSFSLWNDQIVKNEEVLVDKEDRGYQFGDGVYEVVKVYNGELFTATEHIDRFYDSAEKIRITIPYTKDKLHQLLHQLVEANNIDTGHVYFQITRGAGPRNHIFPGDDVKPVITGNAKENLRPLENFEKGVKATFVEDIRWLRCDIKSLNLLGAVLAKQEAYEKGCYEAILHRDEIITEGSSSNIYGVKEGVLYTHPANNLILNGITRQVIIKCAAEIGLTVNEQAMTKEQLLAMDEVIVSSTTSEVTPVIEIDGTVIGNGTPGEWTRKLQAQFETKIPKGIKA; this is encoded by the coding sequence ATGAGCTTTAGTTTATGGAATGATCAAATTGTAAAAAATGAAGAAGTATTGGTGGACAAGGAAGACCGCGGCTATCAATTTGGCGACGGTGTATATGAAGTAGTGAAAGTATATAATGGAGAACTGTTTACAGCGACTGAGCACATTGACCGTTTTTATGACAGTGCTGAAAAAATCCGCATTACTATTCCTTATACAAAAGATAAATTGCACCAGTTACTGCATCAACTTGTAGAAGCAAACAATATTGACACAGGTCATGTTTACTTCCAAATTACACGTGGCGCCGGCCCTCGTAACCACATTTTCCCTGGCGATGATGTGAAACCGGTGATTACAGGGAATGCGAAAGAAAATCTACGCCCATTAGAAAACTTTGAAAAGGGTGTAAAGGCTACATTTGTGGAAGATATTCGCTGGTTGCGTTGTGATATTAAATCACTGAACTTGCTTGGTGCGGTTCTTGCAAAACAGGAAGCATATGAAAAAGGCTGCTATGAAGCAATTTTGCACCGTGATGAAATCATTACGGAAGGTTCATCATCAAACATTTACGGAGTTAAAGAAGGTGTACTCTATACACACCCAGCCAACAATCTCATTTTAAACGGAATTACTCGTCAAGTAATTATTAAATGTGCAGCGGAAATCGGTCTTACTGTTAACGAACAGGCAATGACGAAAGAGCAGCTGCTTGCTATGGATGAAGTAATCGTTTCTTCAACAACATCAGAAGTAACTCCGGTTATTGAAATTGACGGTACAGTTATCGGCAATGGTACACCGGGTGAATGGACACGTAAATTACAAGCACAATTCGAAACAAAAATTCCAAAAGGGATTAAAGCTTAA
- a CDS encoding nuclease-related domain-containing protein — translation MAQLIKLQDYISRYEIDLARYPTQFIRLKTNQWERIKYQWQTGEAIERWEHIEEEVKEEKKKSLFQKLFPFKKEVEVIEEEQEDIEKVTISNDWAVEENPYQEDDSTLTFEPNLVYTPKTLEELKKMFIDQFFHFQMKWASSTLREKSYVDPKFMRDTFLRSMLQTLPDNYLVFYYPILRVKKAPIELDIIIMTPTECLCITVLEQESQAVYIANSERFWLKKDGKNEKKVLSPLIQLNRMEKVVEQIFQQNHIELPIRKVLLTRNGYIDYPGTMYGVSFVDKRKFPEWMGQLSRSVSPMKHMQIRGAQAILNTVQTTSFHRDIWNTENKED, via the coding sequence ATGGCTCAGTTAATAAAACTTCAAGATTATATTTCACGATACGAAATTGACTTGGCACGCTATCCAACGCAGTTTATTCGCTTAAAGACAAATCAGTGGGAGCGAATAAAGTATCAATGGCAGACTGGTGAAGCAATTGAACGTTGGGAACATATAGAGGAAGAAGTAAAGGAAGAGAAGAAAAAATCACTGTTTCAAAAACTTTTCCCTTTCAAAAAAGAAGTAGAAGTAATCGAAGAAGAACAAGAAGATATCGAAAAAGTGACCATCTCCAATGATTGGGCAGTAGAAGAAAATCCATATCAGGAAGATGATTCAACGCTGACATTTGAACCGAATCTTGTCTATACGCCAAAAACATTAGAAGAACTTAAGAAAATGTTCATCGATCAGTTTTTTCATTTTCAAATGAAATGGGCAAGCTCGACATTGCGTGAAAAATCTTATGTAGATCCGAAGTTTATGCGTGATACATTTTTGCGTTCCATGCTCCAAACATTGCCGGACAATTACTTAGTATTCTATTATCCGATTTTACGTGTGAAAAAAGCGCCGATAGAATTGGATATTATTATAATGACACCGACAGAATGTCTATGTATTACGGTTTTGGAACAGGAAAGTCAGGCGGTATATATCGCAAATAGCGAACGCTTCTGGTTAAAGAAGGACGGAAAAAATGAAAAAAAAGTGTTAAGTCCTTTAATTCAATTAAACCGGATGGAAAAAGTTGTCGAGCAGATTTTTCAGCAGAATCATATTGAACTGCCGATTCGCAAAGTATTGTTAACAAGAAATGGCTATATTGATTATCCAGGAACAATGTATGGGGTTTCATTTGTGGATAAACGGAAATTCCCTGAATGGATGGGACAATTATCGCGCTCTGTTTCACCGATGAAGCATATGCAAATACGTGGAGCTCAAGCCATTTTAAATACAGTACAGACAACATCTTTTCATCGGGATATTTGGAATACGGAAAATAAGGAAGATTAA
- a CDS encoding diacylglycerol/lipid kinase family protein, producing MEVHFIINPYAGNGQGVKRWHKFHHQLAIPYQIHWTKYEGHSQLLAKDIAGRATKENPVCLIAIGGDGTIHEVLNGAVHFENVYLGAISAGSGNDFARGYQAFETSKQVEQFVNTVNSTSHDCGVVRQGGKTTYFINNFGVGFDALVANIANKSTLKRSLNKWKLGKLSYPYYVIHALFTYKPFKLTIVHTGKKKQFQNVWFVTASNQPYFGGGMKLSPESNTSDGQFELTVVSNLSKWKLLFLFGTVFLGKHTLLKEVEQFAATDAQLMFEEPVMAHADGETQKLAPGQNEIEITVQKKAWNLAK from the coding sequence ATGGAAGTGCATTTTATAATTAATCCTTATGCGGGTAACGGGCAGGGGGTTAAGCGTTGGCATAAGTTTCACCACCAGTTGGCGATCCCGTATCAAATCCATTGGACAAAATACGAAGGACATTCGCAGCTGCTGGCAAAGGATATTGCCGGACGAGCAACAAAGGAAAACCCGGTCTGTCTAATTGCCATTGGCGGTGATGGGACGATTCATGAAGTGCTGAATGGTGCAGTACATTTTGAAAATGTCTATTTAGGGGCAATTTCGGCAGGCTCTGGTAATGATTTTGCCAGGGGGTATCAAGCATTCGAAACGAGCAAACAAGTAGAGCAATTTGTAAACACAGTAAATAGCACTTCACATGATTGCGGGGTAGTGAGACAAGGTGGGAAAACCACATACTTTATCAATAATTTTGGTGTGGGGTTTGATGCATTAGTGGCGAACATCGCGAACAAGTCCACGCTGAAAAGGTCGCTTAATAAATGGAAACTCGGGAAGCTGAGCTATCCTTATTATGTCATTCACGCTCTTTTTACTTATAAACCGTTTAAGCTTACGATTGTCCATACAGGGAAAAAGAAGCAATTTCAAAACGTATGGTTTGTAACAGCGAGCAATCAGCCTTATTTTGGAGGGGGAATGAAGTTATCCCCAGAATCTAATACGTCCGATGGGCAGTTTGAACTGACAGTCGTTTCCAATTTATCGAAATGGAAATTGTTATTCCTTTTTGGAACAGTCTTTTTAGGGAAGCATACACTTTTGAAGGAAGTCGAGCAGTTTGCAGCGACGGATGCACAGTTGATGTTTGAGGAACCGGTCATGGCACATGCAGACGGTGAAACCCAAAAATTAGCACCCGGTCAAAATGAAATTGAAATAACTGTTCAGAAAAAAGCATGGAATTTAGCAAAATAA
- the trmB gene encoding tRNA (guanosine(46)-N7)-methyltransferase TrmB: MRLKHKPWAAEYIQQHPDVIIPNPEDYKGKWIEAFGNDNPIHIEVGTGKGQFVLGMALQNPEINYIGIELFDSVIVCALEKIEAANKPSNLRLLKVDGAKLEEFFGKGDVDRVYLNFSDPWPKVRHAKRRLTHEGFLKIYENILVDNGEIHFKTDNRGLFEYSLVSMNEYGMALNYVSLDLHANMPEDNIMTEYEEKFSKLGQPIYRLECQYKTK; this comes from the coding sequence GTGAGATTAAAGCATAAACCATGGGCAGCGGAATATATTCAACAACATCCTGATGTAATTATTCCGAACCCGGAAGATTATAAAGGCAAGTGGATTGAAGCATTCGGCAACGACAATCCGATTCATATCGAAGTTGGTACGGGTAAAGGGCAATTCGTTTTAGGGATGGCATTGCAAAATCCGGAGATTAACTATATCGGTATTGAATTATTTGATAGTGTGATCGTCTGTGCCCTTGAAAAAATCGAAGCAGCAAACAAACCATCGAATTTGCGTTTGTTAAAAGTTGATGGTGCGAAGCTGGAAGAGTTTTTTGGGAAAGGGGATGTGGACCGTGTATATCTGAACTTCTCGGATCCATGGCCAAAAGTGCGACATGCAAAGCGTCGCCTGACACATGAAGGTTTCCTGAAAATTTATGAGAACATTTTAGTTGATAACGGTGAAATCCATTTCAAAACGGATAACCGTGGTCTTTTTGAATATTCACTCGTAAGTATGAACGAGTATGGTATGGCATTAAACTATGTATCGCTGGACTTACATGCGAATATGCCGGAAGATAATATTATGACAGAATACGAGGAGAAATTCTCGAAGCTCGGTCAACCAATATATCGACTAGAATGCCAATACAAGACGAAATAA